The DNA region AGGTTCTTTAATTTTCCTTACATGCCTGAAGAAGAACTTAGGGAGTCAATAAAGTGGGAGCTTGAAAGATATGTTCCTCTTTCACCTGAGGATATAAATTATGATATACAGGTTGTATCTTTGGTAGAGAGAGGAGATATAAAAGAAAGTAGAGTGATGCTTGTGGCGGTTCCTAAGGAAGTTTTAAGTCCTTATCTTGATGTGGTTAAAAAACTGAATCTTGATCCTGATTTAGTAGATGTTAGTGTTTTTTCAGCGGTGAGAACAGTGATTATGAATAGAAAAGACATTCCTAAGGGAAATACTATATACCTTTATACTCATGATAATGTGGCAGAATTTGTGGTGGCAAAAGAGAATCAGCCTTTATTTTTCAGAAGCACTGTTATGGAGGAATGGAATCCACAAGAAGAAGTAGATGATTTGACCAAGTCTTTTATGCTTGAGGATTTTGTTAGAAAGATACAGGAGGCGGTAAATTTCTTCTATATGCAATTTCCTGAAGAACACATAGATCAAGCCATAGTTACAGGGAGTAATGCTAAAAATAAGGACTTTATAGATCTTTTAGAGGCAATTCTCAATGTTAATACTGAAGTTTCTCCAGGTTCTTCGGTTAATATAAATGACTTATTAGTGTTGAATTTAAAAAAGCAGGATAAAGAGTTTTTAGGTGATATTTACTCCTGGGTTGTTCCCATCGGATTATTCTTCTGGGAGAGGTTATGAACCATGTTTAGGATCAATTTACTGCCAAAAGAGGTTAAGAAAAAAGAGCCTATAAGATTACCTTTTCTGGGCATATTAATTACAGTAGTAGGTTTAATTCTACTTCTTGGAGAAGTTATACTCTATTTTAATCTTTCTTCAGAGGTTACTAATTTGAGAAATGAAAATACGTCCTTGGAGTTTCAAATTAATGATCTTAAATCTAAGATCAATGAGCTTCAAAGGTTGCAGAGTATAAAGACCCAGTATGAGGAAAAGTTGAGGCTTGTAGATGAGATATCCAAAAGAGAAATATCTTGGCTTGATCTTTTTGAAACTTTGAATAGGATAACTCCTAAAAATTTATGGGTTAAGAGCTTTAATTTAGATTCCTCTGATAATATTAATATTGAAGGCTTCGCACTAAATTATAAAGAGATCGCTATATTTTTGGATCAACTTGATAAGAGTGATCTTGTGAAAAATGTTTCTTTGGGTTTTGCTCAAAAAGTAGGAGAACCACCTTTGGTTTCTATAAATTTTAGAATTGTGGCTCAATATAAGAGGGGTGAGCAATGAAGATAAGTATAAACAAATGGGTTATAATTGGTATTATAATCTTTATAATCGCAATTGGTTTCTATTTTGTTTTCTACAAAGCTTTAGAGAATGAAAAAGTGGCTCTTACAGAGAGCATTGAAACTAACAGACAAATGCTTTTAAAATACCAACTTAGTTATAAGAAAAGTTTAGAGGAGTGGGAGAAATTTAAAGATTCTCTCCAAAGATTTGCCGAAATTCAACAAAAACTTCCTACTAAAGAAGATTTGCCAACTCTTTTAGCTTTTATTGAATCCATAGCTAAGAATTCTAAGCTCTCTATTAATAGCTTTAAACCATTACCTCCTGCGACTAAACAGGAAACTACAACTCAACAACAGGGAAAACAACCTCAACAAGAGCAAAAATCAACTTATGAGGAGAGATCTTATAGTCTTGATCTTCAGGGAAATTATGGTGGGTTTCTATTATTCTTGGCAAAATTAAAAACTGCACCGAGATTGATTCTTATGAAAGATCTAAAGATAGATCCTGTGGATGTAAGTGCAAAAGAGTTGAAATTTTCTTTTATTCTTTCAACTTTTATAACTAAATAGGTGGGAAAGAAAAATGGATTTAAAAAGTTTGTTTAATAATCCAAAACAAAGAATGATGTTTTTAGTTATTCTTCTTGTTTTAGTTGGTCTTATTGGAGGATATTACGTCATCACCAATTATATATTACCACCATCGGAAGAAACTGTGGTGACAACTCCTAAGCGAGTGAGAACTACTCAGGAAACTTATACTTTAGCTCAAGTGCTTGAGACATTAACCCAACAAACTGCAGTAGTATTTACTTATTCAACAGTAGAGCTCGGTAGGAGTAATCCATTTATTCCTGTTATTGATCTTACTCCTAAAAAACCCTCACTGGTTCAATCTTCACCAGCTGCCTCCAGCAGTGTTAATATTTCTGTGACTCCTAAGGTGTCTTCAGAACCAATTAAAACATGGTACAGTGGTTTTAAGTTAACGGGAATTGTAAGGGGGAGAGATCGAAGTTATGCTATTATTGAAGAGGGAGAGAGAGGATATGTATTGAGGGAAGGAGATCTTTTAAGAAGTGACATTTATGTTTCTAAAATTAATGATAATTCGGTGATTTTAAAGAGGGGTAATGCTTACGCCACATTAAAATTGGGAGGTGAATGATTTGATATTTAAAAAGGGAAAGGACTTGGTTTTTTATTGTGTTATTTTAGTTTTTCTTTTTACACTATTATATGCTCAAACAGGAAATCTTAGCTTAGTAGGAGTACAAGTAGATGAAGTAGGTGCAAGTTTCAACATTGGATTTTATTTTTCTCCTGCAAGTTCGGCTCCTAAATTTGATATACAACAGAAAGACAATAAATTAGTTATTACTTTTTTTAATACAAATATTAAGATGCCCTCTAAATCTATAGATATAAATAAGGCTTTTCTTACTAATATTGAACTCGTTCAAAGTGGGAGTAATGCCGTTGCCAATATAAATTTCGTAGGTATTATACCTACTTATGTCTATAATTCAGGGTTAGGAACTTTAAAATTGGTATTAAATCCTTCAACATCCACCGTTTCAGCCATATCCTCTACTGAACCGAGCACTAAAACAGCCGAAGTAAATCTATTAAGTGTAAATATTGATAAAAATTATAGGCCAAATTTAATTATTTTGAATTTTTCTGATAATGTGCCTGAATATAAAGTATCTTTGCTTAAAAATCCTTTAAGACTTGTCATTGATGTTAATAACACAATAAATAAAGTGGCAACAAAAAGTATTTCTGTAAATTCAAGTCCAATTCTTGATGTCAGAGTCTCTCAGTTTACTATTAAACCTTATGTTACAAGAATAGTAGTAGACTTAAAAACATCCTATCCTCAATTGTTAGTTAAAGATTATCAAAATAAATTATACATTGGGACTTCTGAGGTATTGGCGAAAGTAGTGCCTGCTTCTCAAAAGGTAGTAGCAGAAATACCTAAAACCGAAGAGGCGCCAAAGGTAACAGAGGTTAAAACTACTACCATGGAAGAAAAACCTATAGAGAAGCCCCAGGAGACAGTAAGTAAACCCGTAGAGGTAAAGGATAAATTTCAACAGAGGATATCAGTCTCTTTTGATAGGGCAGAGATAAGGGATGTATTAAAAGCAATGGGACAACTTGTAGGATTGAATATTATTACCGATATAGGAGTACAGGGAAGGATAAGTGTTTACCTTAAAGATATTCCTTTTAAAGATGCTTTTTATGCCTTACTCGCTTCCTCAGATTTAGGGTATATTCAGCAAGGTGAGATAATCATTGTAGCTAATCTTGATAAGCTACAAAAAATAGAAAGTAGAGATTTGATGACAAAAGTTTATCAATTGAAGTATTTTGAAAGTCAAAAAGCGAAAGACATTTTAAGTAAAATCTCTAAGACTGCGATCTTTGATTCTGACGATTCAAGAAATTGGCTTATAGTTTCTGCTCCACCGTCAGAATTTGCAAAAATAGAGAATACAATTAAAACCTTGGATATCCCGTCAGAAAGTATAGCAGGAGCTAAAAATTTAGGAAAAGTTATATTAGAAAAAAGTGAAGATACCTATCTTGTGACTTTAACTGCAAAGGGCGACGATATAAAAGATATTCTTCAAGAAATAGTTCAAAAGTCCGGTAAGAATATTATCTTTTCAAAAGATGTCTCGGGAGGGGTTTATTTAACCCTTAACAGAGTTCCTCTTGATAGGGCTGTCGATTTGATAGTAAGGAGTACTGGATATATTTATGAGGTTAGAGAGGGAGGAGTAATATTGGTGAGTGCTCCTAAGGCTGAGGGAGTTCCTTCACCTATAATTGAGATTAAAGAGCTTGTTAAGGTTGAAAAAATTGGGGATGTATTTTATGTTACTGCAAGTCTTAAGAAGTCAGATATTAGAGATGTTTTGCAGGAAATTGCAAGTAAAACAGATTTGAATTTTATTATAGATCCTAAGGTTTCTGGTACAGTAGATCTGTTTGTTAATAAAGTACCTCTTGATGAGGTTTTGACCATAATTCAGAGACTTGCTAATTTTGATATGGAAAAAGTTGGCAAGACTTATTATATAAAACCTAAGGAAGTACAGACAGCAACAGTTCCTCAAATAATAAGTACTAAGTTATATGTGTTGAGATATATAACTCTCCAAGATATTTTGAGGGTAGGGGGGAGTTTAGTAAAGAACTTAAGTTTGAGCTATGATGATAAGACTAAGCTGCTAATTGCGCAAGGTAAGGAAGATGACTTGAAGGTATTGGATGACCTAATAAGTAGGATAGATGTAGAGAAGAAGGAAGCGGTAGTTGCGAAGGAGCTACTTACAGTAGAGAGGGAAGGGGATAAGGTATATGTGAGTTGTGATTTAAGGAGTGCAGATATAAGGGAAGTATTGAGGGAACTTGGGAAGAAGGCAGATATAAACTTTGTAATAGATCAGAAGGTGACAGGGCAGATTGATCTCTATCTAAATAGGGTGGAACTTCCTGAGGTATTGAACATAATTCAAAGGGTAGGGAAGTTAAGCATAACTACTGAAGATAAAGTGACTTATGTGAAGCCATATGAAGAGAAGGTAACAGTACCTGTAGAGGTAGCAAAGACCAAGATATATGCATTAAAATACATTACCTTATCTGATATAGAGAGGGTAGGAGGGAGTTTAGTAAAGAACTTAAGTTTGAGCTATGATGATAAGACTAAGCTGCTAATTGCGCAAGGTAAGGAAGATGACTTGAAGGTATTGGATGACCTAATAAGTAGGATAGATGTAGAGAAGAAGGAAGCGGTAGTTGCGAAGGAGCTACTTACAGTAGAGAGGGAAGGGGATAAGGTATATGTGAGTTGTGATTTAAGGAGTGCAGATATAAGGGAAGTATTGAGGGAACTTGGGAAGAAGGCAGATATAAACTTTGTAATAGATCAGAAGGTGACAGGGCAGATTGATCTCTATCTAAATAGGGTGGAACTTCCTGAGGTATTGAACATAATTCAAAAGGTAGGGAAGTTAAGCATAACTACTGAAGATAAAGTGACTTATGTGAAGCCATATGAAGAGAAGGTAACAGTACCTGTAGAGGTAGCAAAGACCAAGATATATGCATTAAAATACATTACCTTATCTGATATAGAGAGGGTAGGAGGGAGTTTAGTAAAGAACTTAAGTTTGAGCTATGATGATAAGACTAAGCT from Dictyoglomus turgidum DSM 6724 includes:
- the pilM gene encoding type IV pilus biogenesis protein PilM yields the protein MSLFSSEVPILSIEFGNPLRVIFGGKRKDKKVVIKNFALETLPPEIIQGGQLNNSDYLLEVLKSILKRFKLKSGKTLISIPAQNVIVRFFNFPYMPEEELRESIKWELERYVPLSPEDINYDIQVVSLVERGDIKESRVMLVAVPKEVLSPYLDVVKKLNLDPDLVDVSVFSAVRTVIMNRKDIPKGNTIYLYTHDNVAEFVVAKENQPLFFRSTVMEEWNPQEEVDDLTKSFMLEDFVRKIQEAVNFFYMQFPEEHIDQAIVTGSNAKNKDFIDLLEAILNVNTEVSPGSSVNINDLLVLNLKKQDKEFLGDIYSWVVPIGLFFWERL
- a CDS encoding PilN domain-containing protein: MFRINLLPKEVKKKEPIRLPFLGILITVVGLILLLGEVILYFNLSSEVTNLRNENTSLEFQINDLKSKINELQRLQSIKTQYEEKLRLVDEISKREISWLDLFETLNRITPKNLWVKSFNLDSSDNINIEGFALNYKEIAIFLDQLDKSDLVKNVSLGFAQKVGEPPLVSINFRIVAQYKRGEQ
- a CDS encoding type 4a pilus biogenesis protein PilO translates to MKISINKWVIIGIIIFIIAIGFYFVFYKALENEKVALTESIETNRQMLLKYQLSYKKSLEEWEKFKDSLQRFAEIQQKLPTKEDLPTLLAFIESIAKNSKLSINSFKPLPPATKQETTTQQQGKQPQQEQKSTYEERSYSLDLQGNYGGFLLFLAKLKTAPRLILMKDLKIDPVDVSAKELKFSFILSTFITK
- a CDS encoding secretin N-terminal domain-containing protein encodes the protein MNDLIFKKGKDLVFYCVILVFLFTLLYAQTGNLSLVGVQVDEVGASFNIGFYFSPASSAPKFDIQQKDNKLVITFFNTNIKMPSKSIDINKAFLTNIELVQSGSNAVANINFVGIIPTYVYNSGLGTLKLVLNPSTSTVSAISSTEPSTKTAEVNLLSVNIDKNYRPNLIILNFSDNVPEYKVSLLKNPLRLVIDVNNTINKVATKSISVNSSPILDVRVSQFTIKPYVTRIVVDLKTSYPQLLVKDYQNKLYIGTSEVLAKVVPASQKVVAEIPKTEEAPKVTEVKTTTMEEKPIEKPQETVSKPVEVKDKFQQRISVSFDRAEIRDVLKAMGQLVGLNIITDIGVQGRISVYLKDIPFKDAFYALLASSDLGYIQQGEIIIVANLDKLQKIESRDLMTKVYQLKYFESQKAKDILSKISKTAIFDSDDSRNWLIVSAPPSEFAKIENTIKTLDIPSESIAGAKNLGKVILEKSEDTYLVTLTAKGDDIKDILQEIVQKSGKNIIFSKDVSGGVYLTLNRVPLDRAVDLIVRSTGYIYEVREGGVILVSAPKAEGVPSPIIEIKELVKVEKIGDVFYVTASLKKSDIRDVLQEIASKTDLNFIIDPKVSGTVDLFVNKVPLDEVLTIIQRLANFDMEKVGKTYYIKPKEVQTATVPQIISTKLYVLRYITLQDILRVGGSLVKNLSLSYDDKTKLLIAQGKEDDLKVLDDLISRIDVEKKEAVVAKELLTVEREGDKVYVSCDLRSADIREVLRELGKKADINFVIDQKVTGQIDLYLNRVELPEVLNIIQRVGKLSITTEDKVTYVKPYEEKVTVPVEVAKTKIYALKYITLSDIERVGGSLVKNLSLSYDDKTKLLIAQGKEDDLKVLDDLISRIDVEKKEAVVAKELLTVEREGDKVYVSCDLRSADIREVLRELGKKADINFVIDQKVTGQIDLYLNRVELPEVLNIIQKVGKLSITTEDKVTYVKPYEEKVTVPVEVAKTKIYALKYITLSDIERVGGSLVKNLSLSYDDKTKLLIAQGKEDDLKVLDDLISRIDVEKKEAVVAKELLTVEREGDKVYVSCDLRSADIREVLRELGKKADINFVIDQKVTGQIDLYLNRVELPETLEILSRITNISFEKVGSATFVKPLNTTVTTAKEGTPTVTKEYKLKYISLDTLKSVVSGIAKDVSFYYDQTSGLLLVQGPADQVSSVESMIAKLDKPTPQVKIDVQVIEVSRENVKDIGIEWSTGSISTGLQITANLGWQDLRVSIVNPGQISANIRALETQNKARILAQPSMTTLSGKATRIMIGDRVPLISYDAQGNRQVSFVDVGIILNVTPTVNADGTITANINPQVSTIQGYVSDVPIISTREAQTIVNLKNGETLALGGLLRQEEIDSMSKVPLLGDIPILGELFKARKTQKVERELIILITPKLIEQ